A genomic window from Lotus japonicus ecotype B-129 chromosome 1, LjGifu_v1.2 includes:
- the LOC130727631 gene encoding lachrymatory-factor synthase-like, giving the protein MAEESKLKWEGKAIVELPGTGEDAVWPFLEDFCNLHKFFPIDTSYQVEGIQGQPGLIRYCASTIKGDDAADETTIKWAKEKLLTIDPVQRCLSYEIVDNNIGFKSYMATLKVVPVNRDDAKLAGCKIEWGFVSDPMEGWSFQDLMSYIESSLQFMANKIDQLACSEN; this is encoded by the coding sequence ATGGCAGAGGAATCTAAGCTGAAATGGGAAGGCAAAGCCATTGTTGAGCTTCCAGGGACAGGCGAAGATGCAGTGTGGCCCTTTTTAGAGGATTTCTGCAACCTGCACAAGTTTTTCCCCATTGATACTAGTTACCAAGTTGAGGGGATTCAAGGCCAACCTGGTCTCATCCGCTACTGTGCTTCCACCATAAAAGGGGATGATGCTGCTGATGAGACAACCATCAAGTGGGCTAAAGAGAAGCTGCTGACAATTGATCCCGTCCAACGTTGTTTGTCCTATGAAATTGTCGACAACAACATCGGATTTAAGTCTTATATGGCAACACTGAAAGTAGTCCCGGTCAATAGGGATGATGCTAAACTAGCAGGGTGCAAGATCGAATGGGGGTTTGTTAGTGATCCAATGGAAGGGTGGAGCTTTCAAGATTTGATGTCTTACATTGAGTCATCTCTCCAGTTCATGGCCAACAAAATTGATCAGCTTGCATGCTCTGAGAATTAA